From the Musa acuminata AAA Group cultivar baxijiao chromosome BXJ3-7, Cavendish_Baxijiao_AAA, whole genome shotgun sequence genome, one window contains:
- the LOC135642412 gene encoding uncharacterized protein LOC135642412, whose product MGISEERVVAVIMVGGPTKGTRFRPLSLNVPKPLFPLAGQPMVHHPILACRRIPNLVQIYLIGFYEEREFALYVSAISIELRIPVRYLREDKPHGSAGGLYSFRDYIMEEDPSHIVLLNCDVCSSFPLPDMLEAHKTYSGLGTVLVIKVSAESANQFGELVADPVTNELLHYTEKPETFVSDRINCGVYIFTPDIFPAIQSVFTLRKDTANLLRMNSFEALQSATKTLPADYVRLDQDILSPLAGKKKLYTYETLDFWEQIKTPGISLRCSALYLAQYRCISPHLLATGNGSKSPTIIGDVYIHPSAKVHPSAKIGPNVSISANARIGAGVRLISCIILDDVEIKENAVVMHAIVGWKSSIGRWSRVQAEGDHNAKLGITILGEAVAVEDEVVVVNSIVLPNKTLNVSVQEEIIL is encoded by the exons ATGGGAATCTCGGAGGAGAGGGTGGTGGCGGTGATCATGGTCGGCGGTCCCACAAAAG GAACTCGCTTCCGGCCTCTTTCTTTGAACGTTCCGAAGCCGTTGTTCCCCTTGGCTGGTCAGCCGATGGTCCATCACCCGATCTTGGCTTGCAGAAGA ATCCCCAATTTGGTGCAAATTTATCTTATTGGATTCTACGAGGAGAGGGAGTTTGCGCTTTATGTGTCAGCCATCTCGATTGAGCTCAGAATCCCTGTTCG GTATCTAAGGGAAGACAAGCCGCATGGTTCAGCGGGAGGGCTTTACAGCTTTAGAGATTATATCATGGAAGAGGACCCG TCCCATATAGTTCTTCTGAACTGTGATGTTTGCTCAAGCTTCCCATTGCCAGATATGCTTG AGGCTCATAAAACATATAGTGGGCTAGGAACAGTATTAGTAATTAAG GTATCTGCTGAATCAGCCAATCAGTTTGGTGAGTTGGTTGCAGACCCTGTTACAAATGAGCTGCTCCACTATACTGAGAAACCAGAAACTTTT GTAAGTGACCGAATAAATTGTGGTGTGTACATATTTACACCAGATATCTTTCCTGCCATCCAAAGTGTCTTTACACTAAGGAAAGACACAG CTAACTTGCTCCGTATGAACAGCTTTGAAGCTCTCCAATCAGCAACAAA AACACTTCCTGCAGACTATGTTAGGCTGGATCAGGATATATTGTCTCCTCTTGCTGGAAAGAAGAAACTCTATACATATGAGACGCTTGACTTTTGGGAACAGATCAAGACCCCAGG GATATCTTTGAGATGTTCTGCCTTGTATCTGGCCCAATATCGTTGTATTTCTCCACATCTTCTTGCTACAGGGAATGGCAGTAAAAGTCCCACCATCATTGGTGATGTTTATATTCATCCATCAGCAAAAGTACATCCAAGTGCAAAG ATTGGTCCTAATGTCTCCATTTCTGCAAATGCTCGTATTGGAGCTGGTGTGAGGCTCATCAGTTGCATCATCTTGGATGATGTTGAAATTAAG GAAAATGCTGTTGTTATGCATGCTATCGTTGGCTGGAAGTCGTCTATAGGGAGATGGTCACGAGTACAG GCCGAGGGAGACCACAATGCCAAACTTGGAATCACTATCCTCG GAGAAGCTGTTGCCGTTGAAGACGAAGTTGTGGTGGTTAACAGTATTGTCCTGCCAAATAAAACCCTTAATGTTAGCGTTCAAGAAGAAATCATCCTATAA
- the LOC135642801 gene encoding (+)-piperitol/(+)-sesamin synthase CYP81Q2-like, translating to MRPSFTELTLNTLQEMIVGKKCNGESAETEWLDEEGKSFAFVIKKAFRLSAATSPEEFLPFLKWIGLNGLEKQLIRMRKEVDVLLQGMVDERRKGMKTERNDANKTLVDVMLSLQEEDPQNYTDNIIKGMILVLIFAGFDTSSVTMEWAMSLLLNHPEALKKVHDEIETHVGHQRLVIDSDLPQLRYLNNVIRETLRLFPPGPLLVPRESTMECSIGGFHVPRGTMLIVNAYKMHRDPALWTDPAEFKPERFESGEGEGYKYVPFGVGRRRCPGEAMGMKAVGLVLASLVQCFEWKRLGEEEVDLNEGEGLSMPKAIPLEVLCKPRQAMMDVLPQL from the exons ATGAGGCCGAGCTTCACAGAGCTGACGTTGAATACTTTGCAGGAGATGATCGTCGGAAAGAAGTGCAACGGGGAGTCAGCGGAAACAGAATGGTTAGACGAGGAGGGCAAAAGTTTTGCGTTCGTTATCAAGAAGGCTTTTCGTTTGAGCGCGGCAACGAGCCCTGAGGAATTCCTGCCATTCTTGAAGTGGATAGGGTTGAACGGACTTGAGAAGCAGCTGATAAGGATGCGGAAAGAGGTGGATGTTTTGTTGCAGGGGATGGTGGATGAGAGGCGAAAGGGGATGAAGACGGAGAGGAATGATGCAAACAAGACTCTCGTCGATGTTATGCTCTCCCTTCAAGAGGAGGATCCTCAGAACTACACGGATAATATCATCAAAGGAATGATATTG GTTCTCATATTTGCTGGGTTTGATACCTCAAGTGTAACCATGGAGTGGGCGATGTCACTCCTCCTCAACCATCCTGAGGCCCTGAAGAAGGTTCACGATGAGATAGAGACTCATGTGGGGCATCAGCGCCTGGTGATTGATTCCGACCTCCCTCAGCTTCGCTATCTCAACAATGTCATCCGAGAGACCCTCAGGCTGTTCCCACCAGGGCCACTTCTGGTTCCACGCGAGTCAACAATGGAGTGCAGTATAGGAGGCTTCCACGTCCCGCGAGGCACCATGTTGATAGTCAATGCCTACAAGATGCACAGAGATCCCGCTTTGTGGACGGATCCCGCAGAGTTCAAGCCGGAGAGGTTCGAGAGCGGAGAAGGAGAAGGGTACAAGTATGTCCCCTTTGGGGTTGGAAGAAGACGATGCCCAGGGGAAGCAATGGGTATGAAGGCTGTTGGACTAGTGCTTGCGTCGCTAGTCCAGTGCTTTGAGTGGAAGAGACTCGGAGAGGAGGAGGTGGATCTCAATGAAGGCGAGGGGCTCAGCATGCCCAAAGCCATTCCCTTGGAGGTCTTGTGCAAGCCACGCCAAGCCATGATGGATGTCTTACCACAGCTTTGA
- the LOC135642680 gene encoding uncharacterized protein LOC135642680, translating to MDDAWSWLATLPEPSQWPSTPPYLALASADSKSICLAADRTAGSDAEALLTFSITFYGFHTSSPSLTLWLSDPVSPSTPHIPLLLQLLRESVSISPSSFSLSSMKLDQEAVSGALGEDEQARAFLSLALLLRLFWLCATEAPAEAGFLFFRALDAPLEQALSCQLALRGVLLALGPDVEESFMRSVGYMLCKWCILRELQGSGSSRLLPPGCCPSYAAERHGLWVLRGFAPVPAMARVGVTGSTGGPKLEAKDSVLRYALAHQQLEAVVQLEYNVCMRDPRFIRVSVRVDNIRLHVVRLRFGRRKDGEDLEEAGDDEDDVVGERHFPSRARVWVGPELGSSYATGPSLGRSSGNPEREAEAMRTVKGRFGGGKTAGVKAAARTATRARARSWRWEQEAEGGAGVFEGVLHDGATGTEVAAWRPVVGAGGGGGGGDPRGGMRRRYSGWGRAFSKAGGVVVAGDEVPEAVEWRVGREMEGRVVRWRLAGRVWVSYFANDVKTGYFETRSVEWREDVDLALIAGTNELPVIT from the coding sequence ATGGACGACGCTTGGTCTTGGCTCGCTACGCTCCCTGAGCCATCGCAATGGCCTTCCACGCCTCCCTATCTTGCTCTTGCGTCCGCCGACAGCAAGTCCATCTGCCTCGCCGCCGACCGCACCGCCGGCTCCGACGCCGAGGCCCTCCTCACCTTCTCCATCACATTCTATGGCTTCCACACCTCCAGCCCCTCTCTTACCCTCTGGCTCTCGGACCCCGTCTCCCCTTCCACCCCTCACATCCCTCTCCTCCTCCAGCTCCTCCGCGAGTCCGTCTCCatctctccctcttctttctccttgtcCTCGATGAAGCTCGACCAAGAAGCCGTCTCGGGTGCCCTCGGCGAGGACGAGCAGGCCCGGGCTTTCCTCTCCCTCGCTCTCCTTCTCCGTCTTTTCTGGCTCTGCGCCACTGAAGCCCCCGCCGAAGCGGGCTTCCTCTTCTTCCGCGCCCTCGACGCCCCCCTCGAACAAGCCCTCAGTTGCCAGCTCGCCCTGCGCGGCGTCCTCCTCGCGCTGGGGCCGGACGTCGAAGAGAGCTTCATGCGGTCCGTCGGTTACATGCTCTGTAAGTGGTGTATCCTCCGGGAGCTGCAGGGCAGCGGTTCGAGCCGCCTCCTCCCGCCCGGCTGTTGCCCCTCCTACGCGGCGGAGAGGCACGGGCTCTGGGTCCTGAGGGGCTTCGCCCCGGTGCCGGCCATGGCCCGAGTCGGCGTCACTGGATCGACCGGTGGCCCGAAACTGGAGGCAAAAGACTCTGTGCTGCGCTATGCCTTGGCCCATCAGCAGCTGGAAGCCGTGGTCCAGTTAGAGTACAACGTCTGCATGCGTGACCCACGCTTCATCCGGGTGAGCGTTCGCGTCGACAACATACGGCTCCACGTGGTCCGGCTCCGTTTCGGGCGGCGCAAGGACGGGGAGGACCTCGAGGAGGCAGGGGATGATGAAGACGACGTAGTGGGGGAACGACACTTCCCGTCGCGGGCCCGAGTGTGGGTGGGGCCGGAGCTGGGATCGAGCTACGCCACCGGTCCGAGCCTGGGCCGGTCGAGCGGGAACCCGGAGCGAGAGGCGGAGGCGATGCGGACGGTGAAGGGGCGGTTTGGGGGCGGGAAGACAGCCGGGGTGAAGGCGGCGGCGAGGACGGCGACGAGGGCGCGAGCGCGGAGCTGGCGTTGGGAGCAGGAGGCGGAGGGCGGGGCGGGGGTGTTCGAGGGGGTGCTCCACGACGGCGCCACGGGGACGGAGGTGGCAGCGTGGAGGCCGGTGGTCGgcgctggcggcggcggcggcggaggggacCCGAGGGGCGGGATGAGGCGGAGGTATAGCGGATGGGGAAGGGCGTTCAGCAAGGCGGGTGGGGTGGTGGTGGCTGGGGACGAGGTGCCGGAGGCGGTGGAGTGGAGGGTGGGGAGGGAGATGGAGGGGAGGGTGGTGAGGTGGAGGCTCGCGGGTCGGGTGTGGGTGAGTTACTTCGCCAATGACGTGAAGACGGGCTACTTCGAGACGAGGAGCGTGGAATGGAGGGAGGACGTGGACTTGGCTTTAATCGCAGGTACAAACGAGCTTCCAGTAATAACATGA